Genomic segment of Siniperca chuatsi isolate FFG_IHB_CAS linkage group LG16, ASM2008510v1, whole genome shotgun sequence:
TTACAAAATCCTGGAACTATGCACATTAAGTACCATCCTGTACATGTTTAAGCCACTTATTTCAGGACTCTCACTGCAGTCTTTCAGTGCCAGTTCAGGTTCTCATAAAAATACTGTCCAGACcacacttttcctataaagtcTATTTGTTGTTAAGCCTTCATTAAGAACCTCATCAACAAAAGTCATACTTGAGGTGAACAAACTCTCCCTGTTTGTACCAGAATAACACAAGTTCCTGGttgttctccctctccagctGTGGCTCTGCACAGATTCAGTTCATAAACTGTTGTCACACTCATCTCATCCACCCACCACGGTTCAGGGGCATGCCAGGTGGAGGGGGCAAGGGCACCTGTGACTGTCCTGGGGGCACGGGGGGTGGAGGAGGGTACCCAGCAGGCGGGAGACCTATACCTGGAGGTGGTACGTGGCCCGGCGGCATgcgtggaggtggtggtggaggataGCTGTTGTAACCCGGTGGCGGATACGTTGGCGGCAAGTTGGGTGGCGGGTAGCTGGAAGGAGGAGGCGGAGGGCCTGGAGGTGGTGCTGCAGGCGGTGGATAGACGTGGGTATGATATGGCGGTATTGGGGGTGCGTAGCTGGGTGGCATGGGGGCGTAGGAGGGCCCTTCTGTCTTCATCATCGACTGCAGGCTCTGGAAGCCTTCTCCGGACATGTAGGAGCTGGTGGTGGACATGATGTAGTTGGAGGGCGGAGGTGGAGGAGGCCGATGGGGTAGGGGAGGCGGCTGATGTGGAGGTGGAGCGTGCGGGAGAGGAGGAGCTGTTTCACTTGCTGGTTCTGCTTCCGTGGGAGGGGCTGGAGCGGGGGCTTTGCGGTCTAGCGAGCgaagacaaaaacaacttgttaaaaatgtgtcatcatCTTTCCTGTAAAAACTACGAGGCTACTTATTTCCCCCATGATCTCAAATAACCTCTCCGTTCCCAGACAGTGAGCACACAGCTAGACCAAGACTGCCAGGCTTCAGCCACATAGGAGGTCTCATTATCAGGCTCAAGCACTAATCAGATTGGTCTGGGAGAGGTTAGGAGTATGCGTGTGTTGGGAAACATAATGTCCAGACGAGTTGCTGGTTATGTAAGCAGACTGAGAGGACTAAAGACTTTGGGTTGCTTTCTAAGCTTGAGTCCCAGGCAGGGGGTCCTGGCTACTCATTATGGGCCTCTTTGgtggcacacacaaacagacagcgGGGCTGTTGAGAGAACGCAAGCACGTACCTATGCTCTAACCCAACTCTAAATCATTCTAATTTCCTCACAAATTAGAGTGGAGGAAGACAGACGACAAAGAGTCGCTCTTACCTGGGGGAGGCTGCGATGTAGGCAGAGGGGGCATGGGGCTCTCCAGTCTAGGAATCTTTGATCCAGCTTGTTCTGTAAATTAAAACAGATCAGTCAAAAAGATGCAAAAGCTATTTAAAATCCAGTGAATGCCTTAAGGACCTTTTCTGTAGGCTTGCATATTCATCAAATCCTAAAACCTGCCAGGGAAATACTAATACCAGCCACTTAGAATCTACAGTTTATATCTTGCCAAGACTATCTAAATTGATGTCATGTTAATTAGCTAAACTTTTCTTAGAGGAAATATTTCAGCTGCTTTAAAACCCAAATGAGCAGAATTTTGCCTGCATGAGGTTTAACAAAAGTCTTACCTGGAGCCTTTGGTTCATCTTTTGGGGAtgtctgaaaaaaaatcaatgcaaaTACTCAGTTCCCACTTTGAGGTAGGTTATGTTGAGTGTTGACATATGAATCAACATATGTTGATTCATATGTCACAAGCTGTAGTATCCTGTTGGGAAAAAAAGCAAGGGAGATTCCAGTGGCCATGGTTTTAGACAACGCAATTCAAGCATATACTCACATGTGAACGTTTGAGCTGGCGTGCAGGGCTGCCTCCCTGAGGAGAAGTCTTCTTTggtggtgggggaggagggTTGGCGGTTGGTGGTTGTCCCTGTGGGACTGGAGGAGCGGGGGCCTGAAGAACAGGTGCACGCTCCTTCTCCTGCATCTGCTGAGGGATGGGCTTGTTTCCCTGGGAGTACAGGTCCAGGATCTGGTGGCAAATGTCTGGGAGACaaagacatgtttttgtttagacAAGTCTGAAAGAAGATGAAATATTGTAGGAAAGGCATGAAGTGTCATGGCTTTATGATGAGTACCTTCAAGCAGCTCAACTGGGACATCCTGGACAAACTGCTCCCACCAGCGGCGTGACGACTGCTTGGCGGTCCACTCCTGGATGTCAAACTTACAGAGGCGGCCGGCCAGGTACATCACGGCTACCGCAATAATCTCTGGTTCCCACTGCAGAGACAGCATGGTGCACAGGCTGCCAGAGACAGAATCAAAATGGTTACAGTCTTATCTCAGTTTTTTCAGCTATgaggaaaatgcttttt
This window contains:
- the ccnk gene encoding cyclin-K, with the translated sequence MLKSSAAGPSTVASPQSVKESKENFSMTGQVILDHIKPCWYWDKKDLAHTPSQSEGLDPGTEARYRREGARFIFDVGTRLGLHYDTLATGIIYFHRFYMFHSFKQFPRYVTGACCLFLAGKVEETPKKCKDIIKTARSLLNDVQFAQFGDDPKEEVMVLERILLQTIKFDLQVEHPYMFLLRYVKQLKGEKNKVCKVLQMAWTFVNDSLCTMLSLQWEPEIIAVAVMYLAGRLCKFDIQEWTAKQSSRRWWEQFVQDVPVELLEDICHQILDLYSQGNKPIPQQMQEKERAPVLQAPAPPVPQGQPPTANPPPPPPKKTSPQGGSPARQLKRSHTSPKDEPKAPEQAGSKIPRLESPMPPLPTSQPPPDRKAPAPAPPTEAEPASETAPPLPHAPPPHQPPPLPHRPPPPPPSNYIMSTTSSYMSGEGFQSLQSMMKTEGPSYAPMPPSYAPPIPPYHTHVYPPPAAPPPGPPPPPSSYPPPNLPPTYPPPGYNSYPPPPPPRMPPGHVPPPGIGLPPAGYPPPPPVPPGQSQVPLPPPPGMPLNRGGWMR